A single region of the Candidatus Omnitrophota bacterium genome encodes:
- a CDS encoding class I SAM-dependent methyltransferase produces the protein MKSIKCKVCGNNDSYVFGFAKCPDGTTPRIFNLRKCSNCGFVYLYPKPSGAEMNAFYFDEYYGASVSASVSAAAFSLFRLLRKQRVNKYKKTGRILDVGCGDGSFLSLMRKSGWDVAGVETSESGIKRCEREKINISGDIDFPEEYFDFITLWHSLEHIENPLETLKKLHGVLSKQGILLISVPNIECMEYVLFKRFWFHLDLPRHLYHFSPETLKKLIKKAGFKTIEINHCSFEYNPYGLFQTIANVFTSEFNFFYKQVKRNQPRGKRFFLNVALSIFTVVVFAIPAFCVSYVFSFLKKGGVIHLYAEKIS, from the coding sequence ATGAAATCTATTAAATGTAAAGTTTGTGGAAACAATGATTCCTATGTGTTTGGTTTTGCAAAATGTCCCGATGGAACGACGCCGCGTATTTTTAATTTGCGCAAATGCTCTAATTGCGGATTTGTATATTTATATCCAAAACCTTCAGGCGCTGAAATGAATGCATTTTATTTTGACGAATATTATGGCGCCTCAGTATCAGCGTCAGTGTCCGCGGCGGCATTTTCACTATTTAGGCTTTTGCGGAAGCAAAGGGTCAATAAGTATAAAAAAACAGGGAGAATTCTGGACGTGGGTTGTGGAGACGGGAGTTTTCTTTCTCTGATGAGAAAAAGCGGCTGGGATGTTGCCGGTGTGGAAACTTCAGAAAGTGGTATCAAGCGCTGCGAGCGCGAAAAAATTAATATATCCGGTGATATAGATTTTCCGGAAGAATATTTTGACTTTATCACATTATGGCATTCCCTGGAACATATAGAAAACCCTTTGGAAACTTTAAAAAAGCTCCACGGGGTTTTGTCAAAGCAAGGAATACTTCTTATATCCGTGCCGAATATAGAGTGCATGGAATACGTTCTATTTAAAAGATTTTGGTTTCATCTTGATCTCCCCAGACATCTGTACCATTTCTCGCCGGAAACATTAAAAAAATTGATAAAGAAAGCAGGCTTTAAAACGATTGAAATAAATCACTGCTCTTTTGAATATAATCCTTACGGATTGTTTCAGACCATCGCGAATGTTTTCACTTCGGAATTTAATTTTTTCTATAAGCAAGTTAAAAGAAATCAGCCTCGGGGGAAACGGTTTTTTTTAAACGTGGCTTTATCAATATTTACGGTGGTGGTTTTTGCCATTCCCGCTTTTTGTGTTTCTTATGTTTTTTCTTTTTTAAAAAAAGGGGGGGTAATACATTTATATGCTGAAAAAATTTCTTAA
- a CDS encoding glycosyltransferase family 2 protein, whose product MLKKFLKNYVLGRLGVYSVLLFLFGMFLYALSVVYFLQNGISPLMVSIPIGLMLTSGVLFLIDIVVLRNLLVGREEIRVESISGKRVAVGMTAYNDEECIGNAVTDFMSSPIVKSVTVIDNNSSDRTSEKSIAAGAAVVIEKKQGYGYACMRALEEASKVGDIIVLVEGDETFSARDLKKLLPYLENCDMVVGTRTTRELNSPDSQMDWVMVLGNIVVAKLLQIRFWGIRFTDMGCTYRVMRKEAYEKIKDKLAVGKMHFLPHMLIQALKAGLKIIEVPITLRKRAGKSKGVGNKKLTAIVVGIRMISLILFS is encoded by the coding sequence ATGCTGAAAAAATTTCTTAAAAACTATGTCCTAGGCAGGTTGGGTGTTTACAGCGTTCTGTTATTTCTTTTTGGTATGTTTCTTTATGCTTTAAGTGTGGTTTATTTCCTCCAAAATGGTATTTCGCCATTGATGGTGTCTATTCCAATAGGCCTTATGCTTACCTCGGGGGTATTGTTTTTGATAGATATAGTTGTGCTGAGAAATTTGTTAGTGGGGAGAGAAGAAATAAGAGTTGAATCAATTTCGGGTAAACGCGTCGCGGTTGGGATGACGGCATATAATGACGAAGAATGTATAGGAAACGCTGTGACGGATTTTATGAGTTCACCAATTGTCAAAAGCGTGACGGTAATTGATAATAATAGCTCTGATCGTACAAGCGAAAAATCAATCGCCGCCGGCGCCGCGGTGGTCATTGAAAAAAAACAGGGCTATGGCTATGCCTGCATGAGGGCATTAGAAGAGGCTTCTAAGGTTGGAGACATAATCGTTTTAGTAGAGGGAGATGAAACTTTTTCCGCCAGAGACTTAAAGAAATTATTACCATATTTGGAAAATTGCGATATGGTAGTCGGCACAAGAACGACCAGGGAATTAAATAGCCCCGATTCGCAAATGGATTGGGTGATGGTTCTTGGAAATATTGTCGTTGCGAAACTGCTGCAAATAAGATTTTGGGGAATTAGATTTACTGATATGGGGTGTACGTATAGGGTTATGAGAAAAGAGGCATACGAAAAAATTAAGGACAAACTTGCGGTAGGAAAAATGCATTTTCTCCCGCATATGTTGATTCAAGCGCTTAAAGCCGGGCTGAAGATCATAGAAGTGCCGATAACTTTGAGAAAAAGAGCGGGTAAATCCAAAGGCGTCGGTAATAAAAAATTAACCGCTATAGTCGTCGGGATAAGAATGATTTCACTGATTCTTTTCTCATGA
- a CDS encoding radical SAM protein produces MKYKYLFGPVPSRRLGLSLGIDLVPLKTCSFNCVYCECGATTALTVSRREYVPASRVIEELDDFLSGKPDLDFITFAGSGEPTLHSRIGDVISFVKNKFPQYRVCVLTNGSLFHLKSVRADLMRADKVIPSLDAASVSAWKKLNRPHGSLDLKKLINALEMFGKEYEGDYAVEVFIVPGVNDSTEELSRLKKALMKIKPSSVQLNSLVRPGTETSLRCASEASLKKIARFFAPLKAELAGAPGRKISPAFKKGLTHKILSAVSRRPLTLEDLAAVTGLRIVELTKIADALRSSGRVVFIKQGRKNFIKKAEKKLTRRKQSGKQII; encoded by the coding sequence ATGAAATACAAGTATCTCTTCGGGCCTGTCCCGTCGAGGAGGCTTGGCCTTTCGCTGGGAATAGATCTTGTCCCGCTCAAAACATGTTCTTTTAATTGCGTTTACTGCGAATGCGGTGCCACGACGGCGCTGACAGTCTCCCGCAGGGAATATGTCCCCGCGAGCCGCGTGATAGAGGAGCTGGATGATTTTCTATCCGGGAAACCCGATCTTGATTTCATCACCTTCGCCGGCTCCGGCGAGCCCACACTTCACAGCCGCATAGGCGATGTCATATCGTTCGTCAAAAATAAATTCCCTCAATACAGGGTGTGCGTTCTCACCAATGGTTCGCTTTTTCATCTTAAAAGCGTCAGGGCCGATCTCATGAGGGCTGACAAGGTTATTCCTTCGCTTGACGCGGCGTCTGTGTCCGCGTGGAAAAAACTGAACCGCCCGCACGGCTCACTCGATCTGAAAAAATTGATAAATGCTCTGGAAATGTTCGGAAAAGAGTATGAGGGGGATTACGCTGTGGAAGTTTTTATCGTGCCCGGCGTGAATGATTCGACGGAAGAACTTTCAAGACTTAAAAAGGCGCTTATGAAAATAAAGCCTTCATCCGTTCAGCTCAATTCTCTTGTCAGGCCCGGCACTGAAACATCCCTCAGGTGCGCGTCAGAGGCGTCTCTGAAAAAGATAGCGCGATTTTTCGCTCCGCTCAAAGCGGAGCTCGCTGGAGCTCCGGGGAGGAAAATATCGCCGGCCTTTAAGAAAGGCCTCACCCACAAGATATTGTCGGCCGTATCCCGCCGTCCCCTCACGCTGGAAGACCTCGCCGCCGTTACCGGTTTGAGGATCGTTGAACTGACCAAAATCGCCGATGCCCTGAGGTCTTCGGGGCGTGTTGTTTTTATAAAACAGGGCCGTAAAAACTTTATAAAAAAAGCGGAAAAGAAATTGACGCGGAGGAAGCAAAGTGGAAAACAAATTATTTGA
- the trxB gene encoding thioredoxin-disulfide reductase, with product MENKLFDTVIIGGGPAGLTAGIYAARGGLETVLLEKAAVGGLAILTDKIENYPGFPEGINGAELIMLFEKQARRFGARIESAEVKDVRALPEGGFEVISSSGSFKTLSVIIAAGTLPRKLNVPGEKEFTGHGVSYCATCDGPFFRDKTVAVAGGGDAAVEEALFLTRFASKVYLIHRRDRLRAASAIRARAEKNDKLEFVWDSAVKEILGSGSVERLKIENVKTGDRRDIECSGVFVFIGYDPATAAFAPLAERDGKGFIKVSADMMTSREGVFACGDCVRKPLFQVVTACAEGAEAAFAAVKFVEKIKGESYE from the coding sequence GTGGAAAACAAATTATTTGACACGGTTATCATAGGAGGAGGCCCCGCGGGCCTTACCGCCGGCATTTACGCCGCGCGCGGCGGCCTTGAGACGGTGCTCCTTGAAAAAGCCGCCGTCGGGGGTTTGGCCATTCTCACCGATAAGATAGAGAATTATCCGGGTTTTCCGGAAGGCATAAACGGCGCAGAACTGATCATGCTTTTTGAAAAGCAGGCACGCCGTTTCGGCGCCCGGATAGAGAGCGCTGAGGTCAAGGATGTGCGGGCTCTTCCCGAAGGCGGTTTTGAGGTTATCAGCTCGTCCGGCTCTTTCAAAACACTATCCGTTATAATAGCAGCGGGGACTCTCCCCAGAAAACTCAATGTACCCGGGGAAAAAGAATTCACCGGCCACGGCGTTTCATACTGCGCCACATGCGATGGGCCTTTTTTCAGAGATAAAACGGTCGCCGTCGCGGGGGGAGGGGACGCGGCTGTTGAAGAGGCCCTTTTTCTCACCCGCTTCGCCTCAAAAGTATATCTCATCCACCGCCGCGACAGGCTTCGGGCGGCTTCCGCTATAAGGGCACGCGCGGAAAAAAACGATAAGTTGGAATTCGTGTGGGATTCCGCCGTGAAAGAGATACTCGGTTCCGGCAGCGTGGAGCGCCTGAAAATAGAGAATGTTAAAACCGGCGACCGGAGAGATATTGAGTGTTCGGGCGTTTTCGTTTTTATAGGTTACGACCCGGCCACGGCCGCTTTCGCCCCGCTTGCGGAAAGGGACGGGAAAGGGTTTATAAAAGTGAGCGCGGATATGATGACTTCCAGGGAAGGCGTTTTCGCCTGCGGCGACTGCGTGAGAAAACCGCTTTTTCAGGTTGTCACGGCCTGCGCCGAAGGCGCCGAGGCCGCTTTCGCGGCGGTTAAATTCGTCGAGAAGATCAAAGGAGAATCGTATGAATGA
- the amrS gene encoding AmmeMemoRadiSam system radical SAM enzyme: MNKKNILALALLALLVSSSKKLQPARYWKSAGKKNAQCLLCPRACLIAPGKRGFCTARINEDGRLYSLTYGKLVAAHLDPIEKKPFFHVIPGTSAFSIATAGCNMRCLFCQNWSISQTAPDKALSSDMTPEQVVRAAEESGSPFVVYTYTEPTVFYEYMIDICRLARKRGLKNAMHSCGYINPEPLKELLKYMTAVNIDLKGFNEDFYRKMGSFAEIGAVLKTLRIIKKSGVWLEITNLVIPGQNDSPEDIKRMCEWIKKELGADVPLHFSRFHPAYRLQNLPPTPLKTLRAAYDIAKAAGLKYVYIGNVPGHDYESTYCPECGELLVKRIGYSVVSNKIKNGRCPSCGCGIEGRWQ; encoded by the coding sequence TTGAATAAAAAAAACATATTGGCTCTGGCGCTTTTGGCTCTGCTGGTATCCTCTTCAAAAAAACTCCAGCCCGCCCGTTACTGGAAGAGCGCGGGAAAGAAAAACGCGCAATGCCTCCTCTGTCCGCGGGCCTGCCTGATAGCGCCGGGAAAGCGCGGTTTCTGCACGGCAAGGATAAACGAAGACGGCAGGCTTTATTCGCTGACTTACGGCAAGCTCGTGGCGGCGCATCTGGATCCTATAGAAAAAAAACCTTTTTTCCATGTCATTCCGGGTACATCAGCTTTTTCAATAGCGACGGCCGGATGTAATATGAGGTGCCTTTTCTGCCAGAACTGGAGCATATCACAGACAGCGCCCGATAAAGCCCTGTCGTCGGATATGACGCCCGAACAGGTGGTGAGAGCCGCTGAAGAAAGCGGCAGCCCTTTCGTGGTCTACACCTACACCGAGCCCACGGTTTTTTATGAGTATATGATTGACATCTGCCGCCTCGCAAGGAAGAGAGGCCTGAAAAACGCCATGCATTCCTGCGGTTACATCAATCCCGAACCTCTGAAGGAACTTCTCAAATACATGACCGCCGTCAACATAGACCTCAAGGGATTCAACGAGGATTTTTACAGGAAAATGGGCTCCTTCGCCGAAATCGGTGCTGTTCTGAAAACTCTCAGAATAATCAAAAAATCCGGCGTGTGGCTTGAAATAACGAATCTTGTTATTCCGGGACAGAACGATTCTCCCGAAGATATAAAAAGGATGTGCGAGTGGATAAAAAAAGAGCTGGGTGCGGATGTGCCGCTCCATTTCAGCCGTTTTCATCCGGCCTACCGTCTCCAGAATCTCCCGCCGACGCCCTTAAAAACTTTGCGGGCGGCATATGATATCGCCAAAGCCGCGGGGCTGAAATATGTTTATATAGGCAATGTTCCGGGGCACGATTATGAGAGCACTTATTGCCCGGAATGCGGAGAACTGCTTGTCAAAAGGATAGGGTACAGCGTGGTGAGCAACAAAATAAAAAACGGCAGGTGCCCGTCTTGCGGCTGTGGGATCGAGGGCCGGTGGCAATAG